From the Nevskia ramosa DSM 11499 genome, the window AGGTTTCGAGCAGTTCGACGCCGATCGAGGCGGCGGTCGAAAAGATCAGATAGACCAGGGTCAGGCCGATCAGCACGTCGAGTAGCTGCAGGATCATCGCGATGCCCCTGAACCGCTGGTGATGGCAGTGTCGAAGGCACTGCTCTCAGCGAGTGTAGGCAGCGCGGCGTGACAGCCGCCACTCCAACTCGGCAGCGCTCAGAAATAGCGGATCAGACGCAGATCGAGCTGCCGGGTTTCCTCGGAGCCGAGCCACAGCGCGCGCGCACCGAGCCGCAGGCCGTAGTCCTTGCCGAGCTGCCACTGCTGTTCGAGGCTGATCGCTCGGCGATCGGCATCGTCACCCGCCAAGCCGGGCAGCCAGCTCGCTTCGAGCTGCACGCCCCAGAGCTTCAGCGGCTGCGCCAGCAGGCCGAGGCGCGGGCCGAGCTGCAGGGCATAACCGTTGTTGCGGACATTGCCGACTTCGGCACGCAACTCGGCATGGCCGTAGGCGACAAGGCTGCCGAAGCGTCCCCAGGCCAGGCCCGGGCCGCCCTCCAGCACGGTGGTGCGTGGATCGCGGCCGATGCCGAGATCGGGGCGCTCGTGGGCAAGGCGCACGCGCCAGGAGATCGGCTGGAACAGGCTGCTGCGCGGCGCGATCGACAGGATGTCGAGCAGCGCCAGATGGTCGAGCGTGGTCGCGCCGTTGGCCAGCCGCGTGCGCAGGCCGAGGTCGACGAAGTTGATCTGCTGGCCCTCGCCATAGCCCGCGGCGGGATCGAGCAGGTCGTGATACGCCGGCCGCCAGTCGATGGTGGCGATGTCGCCGCCCTCGCTGCGTGCCTGGGCACCGAGCATCAGGCGCTGCGTGGCATGGCCGCCGGTGGGATCGGTGTCCGGCGTCGGCACCGTCACCTTGCCGCCTTTCTCGCCGGTGGCGGCGCGGGCGCGCAGCAGCGCCAGCGATCGCGGCACGGCAACCTCGCGCGGCAGCTCGCCTTCGAGAAAGTGGTACTGGACGAGATCGTTGGCGAGGCTCAACTGCGCCGCGGCGATGCCTTCCGCGGGCGGCGCACCGTCCGCCAGCGCAAGCGCCTGCGCGCGGCGATCGGCATCGAGCGCCTGGCCTTCGGCGGCGACAGTCGTCGCCAGTGCCGGCCGGTAATGCGGTGCGCCGAGCCCGGGCTGCAGCGCGCGCAAGGTGTCGGTCGGCGTCGCCCACCAGCTGAAGCGGTTGCCCCAGTCGATGCTCGGATCGGCGACCCGCAGCAGGGTCAGCAGCTGGTACGAACAGTTCTTGGTGAAGAAGTAATAGGTGAACGCCGCGCCGCGCAGCTCCCAGAGATGCAGCAGCAGGCGCTCGCGCTGCCCGGCGTCGAACGCCAGCGGGTACTCCCAGAGATCGCGGCTTTCCAGGCGCGCGTATTCGCGCACCTTTTCGTAGTACGGCAGCACGCTGTAGCGGCCGACGTAGCCGCCGGCGAGGCCCTTGATCGCGAACACCAGGCCATTGGTTTCCGGCGTCTCGGCGGCGTAGTTCGCGGCATAGGCGAGCAGCGGCGTGCCGGCCTTCACCTCCGGGCCGTCGAGGCGCAGCAAGGTGTGGCCGAACATCGACGCCGGGCTGTTCAGATAGGCCGACGGAAACACCACCCAGACCTGCGACGGTGCCAGCGCAGCCAGCCATTCCTCGCGCTCGGCGCAGGGCTGGCGCGGCAGGCGTTCGGCATCGAAATGCAGGCGGGCGTCGAGCCAGGCGTAGCGAGCGCCGAAGATGCACTGCGCAGATTCGTTCCTCGGCGCACGGATGGTCGGATCGAGGAAGGCGACGAGGGTCGCCCGCAGTTCGGCGGCGGGGTCATCGGCGCCGTTCGGCGCGAGGAAGAACCAGTCGCTCTTGATGCTGCTGCGCGCGGCGCCGAAGACCGGCGACTCGACGTGGAGCAGGTTCGCCCATTCGGGCGACGCGGCGAGACCCTGATGCTCAGCGGCAGCGATCAGCTCGTCGCCATAGCCATCTGCTGCCAGCGCCCGAACGGGCGCCAGCAACAGAGCGCAGAAAAAGAGAACGGCCCCCACGAGGGGGGCCGTCCGGACCAGCAGACGCAGCATCGATCAGGCGATGTAGCGGGCCAGACGTGCATCCTGAGCCATGGCCACTTCGAGCGCGGCCAGCACGTCACCGGTGGTGACCTGGGCGTTCGGGAACAGCGCGGCGTGGTGCGACTGGGCCATCGCGTTGAACGCGGCGACGTCAGCGGCATCGACGTTGTACAGCGCAGCCAGCGTGGCCAGCGTTTCGCCTTCACCGGCGGCGATTTCGGCCGACAACTGGTCGACGTTGGCGGCCGCGAACATCGAGCGGCGCACATCGCTGGCGACCACGCCGTTCTTCGCGCAGCCCAGCGTGCCGCTGGTGATGCCGAAGGTCTGGTTGAAGAACGTGCCGTTGGTGGTAGCGCCGAGCACCCGGAAGATCAGGCCCTTCTGGTCCTTCATCAATTCGGTACCGAGACCGCAGCCGATGTCCTGGGCGGCGAGCGCCGTACCGAAAGGCAGCAGGCTGACGGCAGCGATTGCAATGAGCTTCTTCATGCGTCGTATCTCCTAACAGGTTTCATTGTGGTTATAGACGGCCCCTGTGAAGGTTCGCTGACGAACCAACGCAAGGCCCGGCAAAGCTACCGCAACAGCAACGTCGATGGCTAATGCGGGACCGATGCCCGCGCCAGCAGCAGCGGTGCCAGCAAGGGGTGATCGTCCTTGATCTGCTTGCGCAGGCCGGCGATCGCTGCATCGAGCAGACGCTCACCGGCCACCGAATCTCCGCTGACGATCAGCCAGCAGCCGCGTTGACCATACAACGCCAGACGACGCAGATCGGTGTCCGGCAACACGCTGGCGGCCGCCTCGCCGGCATCGAGCGCGAGCTTCGCTTCATCGTTGCGCTTCAGCGCCATCAGGCTTTCGGCCTGCAGCCGGCGCAGGATCACGGTGCGTGCCGGCTGCGGCTCCGGCAAGGCTTTCAGGATCGCCAGGCCGCGCTCGATCAAGGGCAGCGCCTCGGCCGGCCGGCCGAGTTGCAGGCGGGCATTGGCAAGGTTCGACAGCGGCGCGGTGATGTCGAGAGATTGACCGTTGCCACGCTGCTCGTGGCGCGCCACCAGATCGGCGAACACCGCTTCGCCTTCCGCATACCGACCCTGCAGGTTGAGGACGAAGCCGAATTCGTTCTGCACGTGCAGGGTGTCGGTTCCGGTCGGCCCGAAACGCAGCTTCATGCGCTCGAACGCTTCGCGCAGCGCACTCACTGCTTCGTCCTTCTGGCCGAGCGCATTGAGGCTGTGCGCAAGGCTGACCTGCACCTTCAGGGTCGTCGGGTGATCGGCGCCGAGCACGACGCGCAGCGCGGCGTAGGCGCGGCGGGCATCGTCGACACCGCGTTCCGGCAGGCCGGCAACCCGATGGATCGACGCGATCAGGCCACCGGCCTCGCCGGCAATCCAGTTCGGTTCGCCGAGCGCGCGGTTGGCATCGTCACGCAGGGTCGCCAAGTCATCGAGGAAGTCCGGATCGCTGCCCTGGCCGGAGCGCGCTTCGAGCAGACGCAGCCGGGTTTCGAGGACATCGGTCTTAGCCGTGCCAGGCTCGCGCAACTGGTCGGCCAGCAGGCTGTCGAGTGCGGCGATCGCTTCGTCGTAACGATCCGCGGAGATCAGCAGCGAAGCGCGTTCCAGCCGCGCCTTGTCGCGCTCGGCCGGCGCCGATTCGGCCTTGGCGATTGCCCGATCGAGCAGCACCAAGGCCTGGTCGTAATCGCCGAATTCGTGGCGCAGCACGCCAAGCGTGGTCAGCACCGAAGCGGCGACTGCCGGCTGATCGGCGAAGCGCGCATCGACAGTCTGCTCGGCCGTCGCCAGCGCCGCGCGGACCGTCACTTCCGGCGCGCCGGGCGGCCGTTGTAGCGGGTTGGCGGCGTTGAGCAGATCTTCGTTGACGAAGCGGTTGATCGCCTGGCTCTTGGCGGTTTCCAGTTCGGCGGCGATCCGCGCCTGGCTGGCGCGCAGTGCCATCAGCGAAGTGGCGATGACGCCGATCAGCAGCACGCCGGCCAGTGGAATCAGCCGGCGCCGTGCCGCGTGCAGGCGCGCCAGCTTGGCTTTCAGACGCTCGCTTTCGGCGACCTGTTCACGCTCGGCATGGCGAGCGGCGGCGCGGTCCGCACGGCCGCGCAGGCGGCGCGCCAGTTCGCCGGCATCACCGAGCCGGCCGTCGATCTGCCCGGCTGCCGCCGCGGCCACGTCCTCGCGCAGCAGCGGATCGGCGACATCGCGTTCCCAGCCGGCCGTCAGCGGCCGCTTCAGATCGCCGACGCTCATCTGATAGAGGATCACGCCGAGCGCGTAGAGATCGGTCTGCACGGTCGGCTGCTGGCCGGCGATCAGTTCCGGCGCGAAGTAGAACGGCGTGCCGCTGCTGTCGTCGTCCTGCTCGCCGGCCGCGCGAGTGAAACCGAGCCGGGTGATCTCCAGCCGTTCGAGCCGGGCCAGATCCATCATCCGGCCGCTGCCGAAATCGCCGAGGCGGACGCGCGCCTGGCCGGCGTCATCGAAGCTGATCAGCAGATTGGCCGGCTTCAGATCCTTGTGCAGCACGCCGGCGGCGTGGGCGGCCGCGAGTGCATCGGCGGCCTGGGCGACCAGCTCCAGGCGCTCGTCGAGCGGCACGGCGATCAGGCCGCCCCTGGCCTCGGCCCATTGCGGCAGCGAGCCGCCGGCGGCGTATTCGGATTCGATGAAATACGGCTGCTCGTCGACATTCCAGTCGAGCAGGCGGATCAGGTCCGGACGATCGCCGTGGGTGTCCTTGAGGACGCGAAACAGCGTGATCTCGCGCTTCAGCGCGGTCAGACCGTTGGCATCGAGCGCGAACTTGAATACCCGCCGCTCGCCGGTCTTGGCGTGCGCCGCCAGCCAGACTTCGCCGAGCCCGCCGCTGCCGAGTCGTTCGGTCAGCTGCCAGTGCGGTCGCAGCGGCGGATGGTCGCCGACCGCCAGCTGCAACTGCGGCGCGGACGGCGTCGGCCCGGCGACTTCCAAGGTGACCGGCGCCACCAGCCGGTAGCCATAGCCGTGCACGGTCTTGAGGATGGTCTGGTCCTCGTCGCCAAGACCCTGGCGCAGTTTGGCGACCGCCTTGGTCAACACCGATTCCGACAGGATGCGGCCCGGCCAGACACCGTCCTGCAACTCGTCCTTGGTCACCACCTCGCCCGGATGGCGGAGCAGGAACAGCAGCAGTTCCAGCGGCTTCGGCTCCAGCTTGACGATGGCGCCGCGCACGCTCAGCTCGAGGCTGCGGCTATCGAGCACGCACTCGGCGAAGCGATAGATCAGCACGCGCTCGGCGGAAGGCGGCGGGCGGCGTCCGATGCCGGTATCTGGATGTCCTGGTCCTGCCACCGATCGGTCTCGCGCTGCCCTGCTAGGGTCTGTTGCCATTACTTTGCTCGCTGCGTTGCAGGTCAAAAAGCCGCCGGGCGAGGCGCGAACCGCAGGCCATAGCCTAGCTATGGTCAAGGTTCGCAACGAAGTCCCGGCGGCTTTTTGGCTGCAACCCTTCGGGGCGGGGCCGTTTTTCCGCATTGCTGCCTTGCTCGTCGCGCCAATGGGTCGG encodes:
- a CDS encoding Lnb N-terminal periplasmic domain-containing protein, coding for MLAPVRALAADGYGDELIAAAEHQGLAASPEWANLLHVESPVFGAARSSIKSDWFFLAPNGADDPAAELRATLVAFLDPTIRAPRNESAQCIFGARYAWLDARLHFDAERLPRQPCAEREEWLAALAPSQVWVVFPSAYLNSPASMFGHTLLRLDGPEVKAGTPLLAYAANYAAETPETNGLVFAIKGLAGGYVGRYSVLPYYEKVREYARLESRDLWEYPLAFDAGQRERLLLHLWELRGAAFTYYFFTKNCSYQLLTLLRVADPSIDWGNRFSWWATPTDTLRALQPGLGAPHYRPALATTVAAEGQALDADRRAQALALADGAPPAEGIAAAQLSLANDLVQYHFLEGELPREVAVPRSLALLRARAATGEKGGKVTVPTPDTDPTGGHATQRLMLGAQARSEGGDIATIDWRPAYHDLLDPAAGYGEGQQINFVDLGLRTRLANGATTLDHLALLDILSIAPRSSLFQPISWRVRLAHERPDLGIGRDPRTTVLEGGPGLAWGRFGSLVAYGHAELRAEVGNVRNNGYALQLGPRLGLLAQPLKLWGVQLEASWLPGLAGDDADRRAISLEQQWQLGKDYGLRLGARALWLGSEETRQLDLRLIRYF
- a CDS encoding DUF3015 domain-containing protein, which produces MKKLIAIAAVSLLPFGTALAAQDIGCGLGTELMKDQKGLIFRVLGATTNGTFFNQTFGITSGTLGCAKNGVVASDVRRSMFAAANVDQLSAEIAAGEGETLATLAALYNVDAADVAAFNAMAQSHHAALFPNAQVTTGDVLAALEVAMAQDARLARYIA
- a CDS encoding protein kinase domain-containing protein, encoding MAGPGHPDTGIGRRPPPSAERVLIYRFAECVLDSRSLELSVRGAIVKLEPKPLELLLFLLRHPGEVVTKDELQDGVWPGRILSESVLTKAVAKLRQGLGDEDQTILKTVHGYGYRLVAPVTLEVAGPTPSAPQLQLAVGDHPPLRPHWQLTERLGSGGLGEVWLAAHAKTGERRVFKFALDANGLTALKREITLFRVLKDTHGDRPDLIRLLDWNVDEQPYFIESEYAAGGSLPQWAEARGGLIAVPLDERLELVAQAADALAAAHAAGVLHKDLKPANLLISFDDAGQARVRLGDFGSGRMMDLARLERLEITRLGFTRAAGEQDDDSSGTPFYFAPELIAGQQPTVQTDLYALGVILYQMSVGDLKRPLTAGWERDVADPLLREDVAAAAAGQIDGRLGDAGELARRLRGRADRAAARHAEREQVAESERLKAKLARLHAARRRLIPLAGVLLIGVIATSLMALRASQARIAAELETAKSQAINRFVNEDLLNAANPLQRPPGAPEVTVRAALATAEQTVDARFADQPAVAASVLTTLGVLRHEFGDYDQALVLLDRAIAKAESAPAERDKARLERASLLISADRYDEAIAALDSLLADQLREPGTAKTDVLETRLRLLEARSGQGSDPDFLDDLATLRDDANRALGEPNWIAGEAGGLIASIHRVAGLPERGVDDARRAYAALRVVLGADHPTTLKVQVSLAHSLNALGQKDEAVSALREAFERMKLRFGPTGTDTLHVQNEFGFVLNLQGRYAEGEAVFADLVARHEQRGNGQSLDITAPLSNLANARLQLGRPAEALPLIERGLAILKALPEPQPARTVILRRLQAESLMALKRNDEAKLALDAGEAAASVLPDTDLRRLALYGQRGCWLIVSGDSVAGERLLDAAIAGLRKQIKDDHPLLAPLLLARASVPH